One genomic segment of Myxococcales bacterium includes these proteins:
- a CDS encoding SUMF1/EgtB/PvdO family nonheme iron enzyme, producing the protein MAEGDARTSFVRPAFAAHRRAVLVPVGIGVLVTSASLTTTALGDAPAVREWRFVAGKHWQVKSDPGEAPATTDAREGNRGKCTEGMVEVRGQFKLMPNGDGLQQTTCKKWISRTFPERCAEFDRDKWLALSKDVKTREMAFCIDRFEYPNRKGEYPVILLDWNEAGALCKQEKKRLCTEDEWTFACEGEEAVPYPYGYTRDADACLVDRPWRPFAGTWIKHGRGSEQTRRELDGLWQGLPSGAQPKCRSPFGVYDMVGNVDEWTRSVLPGRPSILKGGYWGPVRTRCRPSTRAHGETHVFYQEGVRCCTDAVK; encoded by the coding sequence ATGGCCGAAGGCGACGCAAGGACTTCGTTCGTACGGCCTGCGTTTGCGGCCCACCGAAGAGCTGTCTTGGTACCGGTCGGCATTGGGGTGCTCGTTACGAGCGCGTCGCTTACCACCACGGCCCTCGGCGACGCTCCCGCGGTCCGCGAGTGGCGTTTCGTGGCCGGCAAACACTGGCAGGTCAAGAGCGACCCCGGCGAAGCGCCGGCCACCACCGACGCCCGCGAGGGCAACCGCGGCAAGTGCACCGAGGGCATGGTCGAGGTGCGCGGCCAGTTCAAGCTCATGCCCAACGGCGACGGCCTCCAACAGACGACGTGCAAGAAATGGATCTCGCGCACGTTCCCGGAGCGCTGCGCCGAGTTCGACCGCGACAAGTGGCTCGCGCTCTCAAAGGACGTCAAGACGCGCGAGATGGCCTTCTGCATCGATCGCTTCGAGTACCCCAATCGCAAGGGCGAATACCCCGTCATCTTGCTCGACTGGAACGAAGCCGGTGCACTCTGCAAGCAAGAGAAGAAGCGCCTCTGCACCGAAGACGAGTGGACCTTCGCCTGCGAAGGCGAAGAAGCCGTCCCTTACCCCTACGGCTACACGCGCGACGCCGACGCCTGCCTCGTCGATCGGCCGTGGCGCCCCTTCGCCGGCACGTGGATCAAGCACGGTCGCGGCAGCGAGCAGACGAGGCGCGAGCTCGACGGCCTGTGGCAGGGACTCCCATCAGGCGCGCAGCCAAAGTGCCGCTCACCCTTCGGCGTCTACGACATGGTCGGCAACGTCGACGAGTGGACGCGCTCGGTCTTGCCAGGCCGCCCGTCGATCTTGAAGGGCGGCTATTGGGGTCCGGTGCGCACGCGCTGTCGGCCCTCGACGCGCGCCCACGGCGAGACGCACGTCTTCTACCAGGAAGGCGTGCGCTGCTGCACCGACGCAGTGAAGTGA
- a CDS encoding FKBP-type peptidyl-prolyl cis-trans isomerase gives MRTTSLLVLLSLVAACDKTPALADPAGPSAVGSGKGSAPAATNAATAALTPPPGEVAPVASANALPAPADVAAPPATAKKTATGLSSVVLTPGKGKESPSPSDKVKVHYTGWTKAGAMFDSSVTRGEPATFRVSEVIPGWTEGLQLMVAGEKRRFWIPAALAYGEKPRMMGAPAGDLVFDVELIEITVGPKPPATPEDVKAAPATAKKTASGLQYRVLKAGTGKKKPAATDRVTVHYSGWTPDGKMFDSSVTRGEPTTFGLSNVIKGWTEGVQLMVEGEKTRFWIPGELAYGEKPTRPGAPAGMLVFDVELVSIGAPSPGGSPH, from the coding sequence ATGCGAACCACCTCCTTGCTCGTGCTCCTTTCCCTCGTGGCCGCCTGCGACAAGACCCCCGCGCTTGCCGATCCTGCTGGCCCTTCGGCCGTTGGGAGCGGGAAGGGGAGCGCGCCCGCGGCGACCAACGCGGCGACCGCGGCCCTGACGCCGCCGCCCGGTGAGGTCGCCCCCGTCGCGAGCGCCAACGCGCTCCCGGCGCCTGCGGACGTTGCCGCCCCGCCGGCGACGGCGAAGAAGACCGCGACGGGGCTCAGCTCCGTGGTGCTCACGCCGGGCAAAGGCAAGGAGAGCCCGTCCCCGTCCGACAAGGTGAAGGTGCACTACACCGGCTGGACCAAGGCCGGCGCGATGTTCGACAGCTCCGTGACGCGCGGCGAGCCCGCCACGTTCCGCGTGAGCGAGGTCATTCCCGGATGGACCGAAGGCCTTCAGCTCATGGTCGCCGGTGAAAAGCGTCGCTTCTGGATCCCCGCGGCGCTCGCGTATGGCGAGAAGCCCCGAATGATGGGCGCGCCGGCCGGCGATCTCGTCTTCGATGTCGAGCTCATCGAAATCACCGTCGGCCCGAAACCGCCCGCGACCCCGGAGGACGTGAAGGCCGCGCCGGCGACCGCGAAGAAGACCGCTTCGGGTCTCCAGTACCGCGTGCTGAAGGCCGGCACCGGCAAGAAGAAGCCAGCGGCCACGGACCGCGTCACCGTTCACTACTCAGGCTGGACGCCCGACGGCAAGATGTTCGACAGCTCCGTCACGCGCGGTGAGCCAACGACCTTCGGCTTGAGCAACGTCATCAAAGGCTGGACGGAGGGCGTGCAGCTCATGGTCGAGGGCGAGAAGACGCGCTTCTGGATTCCCGGCGAGCTCGCCTACGGCGAGAAGCCCACGCGTCCCGGGGCCCCGGCTGGCATGCTCGTCTTCGACGTGGAGCTTGTCTCCATCGGGGCGCCTTCACCCGGCGGCTCGCCGCACTGA
- the lnt gene encoding apolipoprotein N-acyltransferase → MAATGGVLLAVVGPPTSFVPGVWLAPAALYGALVLAAPLGEGRGRFRRFVGRGAMGFAFGFACNVMTFRFVPDVIVRFTPLPWVAGALAVVLLAWAQGLRYFVLEHLYRAMAKRRVPPVVAFGVATYLSTFVPMIFPWTPAGGATAWPVTVQLAELCGERFLTGLFAVLSALLVEALRHRRTPRRATYFAGGAALIATALMVYGSVRIRAVEAARKGAPAAAVALVQPSIEARERWEKGRAAAILTKLTDLTKRAEAAGAELVVWPEAAYPYSLSATGRRAPVGSYAPLQAGVRGPVLTGALTHKERDAMNSAVVIHGDGTVSEPYHKMHLLWFGETVPLADVWPWVRKTFARGTGLVPGEAQLILPAGNVRAAVLNCFEDTVPAAGREAGLVSPNLLVNITNDAWFAGSQESALHLRVAVMRSVETRRDMVRAVNHGPTSWVAATGRIAGVIEPTVPSFLMAKPALLELPATVYVRFGETPWVLLSLGAAALLVARGRRSSRPA, encoded by the coding sequence ATGGCAGCTACCGGCGGTGTGCTCCTCGCCGTGGTGGGGCCACCAACCTCGTTCGTGCCTGGCGTTTGGCTCGCGCCGGCGGCGCTCTACGGCGCCCTCGTCCTCGCGGCGCCGCTCGGCGAAGGGCGCGGGCGGTTCCGGCGTTTCGTCGGCCGCGGCGCCATGGGCTTCGCCTTCGGCTTCGCGTGCAACGTGATGACGTTTCGCTTCGTGCCCGACGTGATCGTACGCTTCACGCCGCTGCCGTGGGTCGCCGGCGCCCTGGCCGTTGTGCTCTTGGCGTGGGCCCAGGGCCTTCGCTATTTCGTGCTCGAGCATCTCTATCGGGCGATGGCGAAGAGACGCGTGCCGCCGGTCGTGGCCTTCGGCGTGGCCACGTACCTCAGCACCTTCGTGCCGATGATCTTTCCGTGGACGCCGGCCGGCGGCGCCACCGCATGGCCGGTGACGGTGCAGCTCGCAGAGCTGTGCGGCGAGCGCTTCTTGACGGGCCTCTTCGCGGTCCTCTCGGCGCTGCTCGTCGAGGCGCTCCGCCATCGAAGGACACCAAGGCGCGCGACGTACTTCGCGGGCGGTGCGGCGCTCATCGCAACGGCACTCATGGTCTACGGCTCTGTCCGGATTCGGGCCGTGGAGGCAGCGCGCAAAGGAGCGCCGGCGGCGGCCGTAGCCCTCGTGCAGCCTTCCATTGAGGCCCGCGAGCGATGGGAGAAGGGCCGTGCTGCCGCCATCTTGACGAAGCTCACGGACCTGACAAAGCGCGCGGAGGCCGCCGGCGCCGAGCTCGTCGTGTGGCCCGAGGCGGCGTACCCATATTCGCTGTCGGCGACGGGCCGACGTGCGCCCGTTGGTTCGTACGCACCGTTGCAAGCGGGCGTTCGCGGCCCCGTGCTGACCGGCGCGCTGACCCACAAGGAGCGCGACGCGATGAACTCCGCTGTGGTGATCCACGGCGACGGCACCGTCTCGGAGCCGTACCACAAGATGCATCTTCTCTGGTTCGGCGAGACGGTCCCGCTCGCCGACGTTTGGCCGTGGGTCCGCAAGACCTTCGCGCGGGGCACGGGGCTCGTGCCAGGCGAAGCGCAGCTCATCCTCCCAGCGGGCAACGTGCGCGCGGCCGTCCTCAACTGCTTCGAAGACACGGTCCCCGCCGCGGGCCGCGAAGCCGGCCTCGTTTCGCCGAACTTGCTCGTGAACATCACGAACGATGCGTGGTTTGCGGGGAGCCAGGAGAGCGCACTGCACCTGCGTGTGGCGGTCATGCGCAGCGTCGAGACGCGCCGCGACATGGTACGCGCCGTCAACCACGGGCCCACGTCGTGGGTCGCGGCGACGGGACGCATCGCAGGGGTCATCGAGCCGACGGTGCCTTCGTTCTTGATGGCGAAGCCAGCGCTCTTGGAGCTGCCGGCGACGGTGTACGTGCGCTTTGGCGAGACGCCGTGGGTGCTGCTCTCGCTGGGCGCCGCCGCGCTCCTTGTCGCGCGCGGTCGCCGCTCTTCGCGACCAGCATGA
- a CDS encoding HU family DNA-binding protein: protein MSGKRMTKSQVISEIADFAELDKKSVNRVFDGLTELIKKQLSSRGPGEFVIPGLLKLKAVKKPATKDRPGVNPFTKQPITIKGKPASKKIRATALKSLKDLIQ from the coding sequence ATGTCTGGAAAGCGCATGACCAAGTCTCAAGTGATTTCTGAGATTGCTGACTTCGCGGAGCTCGACAAGAAGAGCGTCAACCGCGTGTTTGACGGCCTCACCGAGCTCATCAAGAAGCAGCTCAGCTCGCGCGGTCCCGGCGAGTTCGTGATCCCCGGCCTCCTCAAGCTCAAGGCTGTGAAGAAGCCCGCCACGAAGGATCGCCCCGGCGTGAACCCCTTCACCAAGCAGCCGATCACGATCAAGGGCAAGCCGGCTTCGAAGAAGATCCGCGCCACGGCCCTCAAGTCGCTCAAGGATCTCATCCAGTGA
- the ybeY gene encoding rRNA maturation RNase YbeY: MTPRAIAVRAGRMMRALQIEDHELSILLTDDKQIKILNRDYRKKNRPTDVLAFAMREGSGGHLAGRVLGDVIISLETAERQAPQFSRSSAEEVTFLLAHGLLHLLGWDHDTDAKERAMTKETKKLCVAAASAPKAATKTSPTRKKQGDRRPRAASPRARPLRRKSK; this comes from the coding sequence GTGACCCCCCGCGCCATCGCCGTGCGCGCGGGGCGGATGATGAGAGCTCTTCAAATCGAAGATCATGAGCTCTCAATCCTCCTAACGGATGACAAACAAATAAAGATATTGAACCGCGACTACCGAAAGAAGAATCGCCCCACGGACGTCTTGGCGTTCGCCATGCGCGAGGGCAGCGGCGGGCACCTCGCGGGCCGCGTCCTCGGGGACGTGATCATCAGCCTCGAGACCGCGGAGCGCCAGGCGCCCCAGTTTTCTCGCTCTTCGGCGGAGGAGGTCACGTTCCTCCTGGCGCACGGCCTCCTGCATTTGCTCGGTTGGGATCACGACACCGACGCGAAGGAGCGGGCCATGACGAAAGAGACCAAAAAGCTCTGCGTCGCCGCGGCTAGCGCGCCCAAGGCCGCAACAAAGACGTCTCCCACACGCAAAAAACAGGGCGATCGGCGGCCCCGCGCGGCGTCGCCGCGGGCGCGACCGCTCCGCCGAAAGTCCAAGTAA
- a CDS encoding glycosyltransferase family 2 protein: MPRPSFIVLIPAYRAARHLADVIADVIASVPEAAGHVLVIDDGSDDETSRIAEAAGASVLRHGRNLGKGAALMTGLTEARRRGYRAALTVDADGQHPGDACAKVLHAPAGALVLGVRDLAGAGAPKKNRFSNGISNFFLSRFAGIPLADTQCGLRRYPVDETLALMPQETGYAFEAEIVLLAAAAGLAIEQVDIRVIYPPENQRVTHFDAVKDPARIILAVLRTVRRTRAAGPRSVAARRTSAADP, from the coding sequence ATGCCGCGTCCGTCCTTCATCGTCCTGATCCCTGCCTATCGCGCCGCGCGCCACCTGGCCGACGTCATCGCCGACGTCATCGCGTCGGTGCCCGAAGCCGCCGGCCACGTGCTCGTCATCGACGACGGCTCCGACGACGAAACCAGCAGAATCGCCGAGGCCGCCGGCGCATCGGTGCTCCGTCACGGAAGGAACCTCGGCAAGGGCGCGGCGCTCATGACGGGCCTAACCGAGGCCCGGCGGCGCGGCTACCGAGCGGCGCTCACGGTCGACGCCGACGGTCAGCATCCGGGCGACGCCTGCGCCAAGGTGCTCCATGCGCCGGCCGGCGCACTGGTGCTCGGCGTTCGCGACCTGGCGGGCGCGGGCGCGCCGAAGAAGAACCGCTTCTCCAACGGCATTTCGAACTTCTTCTTGTCGCGCTTTGCCGGCATCCCGCTGGCCGATACGCAGTGCGGTCTGCGCCGTTACCCCGTGGACGAAACGCTCGCGCTCATGCCCCAGGAAACAGGCTACGCGTTCGAAGCTGAAATCGTGCTCCTCGCGGCCGCCGCCGGCCTCGCCATCGAGCAAGTCGACATCCGCGTGATCTACCCGCCGGAGAACCAGCGCGTGACGCACTTCGACGCGGTCAAGGATCCGGCCCGCATCATCTTGGCGGTGTTGCGGACGGTTCGGCGCACGCGGGCGGCCGGTCCGCGCTCCGTCGCCGCGAGGCGCACGTCGGCGGCGGACCCGTAG
- a CDS encoding outer membrane lipoprotein carrier protein LolA has product MIWTRRDVLSMAIAGATTGPLLLAGRRARAASPLAEALQKVAGARSGLTTLAGPFEQERTIGLLAAKVKSTGTLTMVRPDRLRWELAPPDAVVYWVTPAGFAFQNARGEKGRVPATHAKIAAALDDLKIVLGDRLDGLAERYSLTLEKSDGPLVSFSAEPRPGAAAGRLKRIEFDIDLAEGGSPRRVVLIDGPKDRTQIVFGKLVRNGAVDPERMKGP; this is encoded by the coding sequence ATGATCTGGACGAGGCGCGACGTGCTGTCGATGGCGATTGCGGGGGCCACGACCGGTCCGCTGCTGCTTGCGGGCCGGCGCGCGCGCGCTGCGTCGCCGCTCGCGGAGGCGCTGCAGAAGGTGGCCGGCGCGCGCTCGGGCCTCACGACCTTGGCGGGGCCCTTCGAGCAGGAGCGGACCATTGGCCTCCTCGCCGCAAAAGTGAAGAGCACGGGTACGCTGACGATGGTGAGGCCCGACCGACTCCGGTGGGAGCTCGCGCCGCCCGACGCCGTTGTCTATTGGGTGACGCCGGCTGGGTTTGCGTTTCAGAACGCGCGCGGCGAAAAGGGGCGCGTGCCCGCCACCCACGCGAAGATCGCGGCGGCCCTCGACGACCTCAAGATTGTCTTGGGCGATCGGTTGGACGGCCTCGCGGAGCGCTATTCGTTGACCCTCGAGAAGAGCGACGGGCCCCTCGTGTCGTTCTCCGCCGAGCCACGCCCCGGCGCCGCCGCCGGCCGTCTCAAGCGCATCGAGTTCGACATCGACTTGGCCGAGGGCGGGTCGCCGCGGCGCGTCGTCCTCATCGACGGCCCGAAAGATCGGACGCAGATCGTCTTTGGCAAGCTTGTGCGCAACGGCGCCGTCGACCCAGAGCGCATGAAGGGCCCGTAG
- a CDS encoding NADH:flavin oxidoreductase — MKSLFEPLTLRAGLRAGLRAGLAAHNRLVLAPMTNKQSHEDGTLSDDERRWLESRADGGFGTVMTCAAHVAKDGQGWPGELGIFDDAHLPGLRSLATALRERGARAIVQLFHGGARADAAVSGSQPWSAVASVSDGKPIAAATEAQLQGVVARFADAAARAASAGFDGVEIHGAHGYLLTQFLSATNVRADGWGGSLEDRARLIREVVRAVRARVGEEFTVGVRLSPENFGNAQGLDLDESVQTARWLADDGVDFVHLSLWRAQENTQKRPSEHALPLVRRALPSDVALLVAGGVWTRAEAERLLALGADGIALGRSAIANPDWPRRASDPAWEPRRPPLTREELQARGLSPRFAEYMSQWKGFVV, encoded by the coding sequence ATGAAGTCGCTCTTCGAACCGCTCACCCTCCGAGCTGGCCTCCGAGCTGGCCTCCGAGCTGGCCTGGCTGCGCACAATCGCCTCGTGCTCGCGCCCATGACCAACAAGCAGAGCCACGAAGACGGCACGTTGTCCGATGACGAGCGACGCTGGCTCGAGTCCCGCGCCGACGGCGGCTTCGGAACCGTCATGACGTGCGCTGCGCACGTCGCGAAAGACGGTCAGGGCTGGCCCGGGGAGCTGGGGATCTTCGACGACGCTCACCTCCCCGGTCTCCGCTCCCTCGCAACGGCCCTCCGCGAGCGCGGGGCCCGGGCCATCGTGCAGTTGTTCCACGGCGGCGCGCGCGCGGACGCCGCCGTGTCAGGCTCACAACCATGGAGCGCGGTCGCCTCCGTGAGCGATGGAAAACCTATCGCCGCGGCCACCGAGGCCCAGCTTCAAGGTGTTGTCGCTCGCTTCGCCGACGCGGCGGCACGGGCAGCGAGCGCCGGCTTTGACGGCGTCGAGATCCACGGTGCTCACGGATACCTGCTCACGCAGTTTCTAAGCGCCACGAATGTGCGCGCCGATGGGTGGGGCGGCTCGCTCGAAGATCGCGCGCGCTTGATTCGTGAGGTGGTGCGCGCGGTGCGGGCGCGCGTCGGCGAGGAATTTACCGTCGGCGTGCGCCTCTCTCCGGAGAACTTCGGCAACGCGCAGGGGCTCGACCTCGACGAAAGCGTGCAAACCGCACGATGGCTCGCCGACGACGGCGTCGACTTCGTGCACCTTTCCCTTTGGAGAGCGCAGGAGAACACGCAGAAGCGGCCAAGCGAGCATGCACTGCCGCTCGTGCGGCGAGCCCTACCTTCCGACGTCGCGCTCCTCGTGGCGGGCGGCGTCTGGACCCGCGCCGAAGCCGAACGCCTCCTGGCGCTCGGCGCCGACGGCATCGCGCTCGGCCGCTCCGCCATCGCGAACCCCGATTGGCCGCGGCGTGCATCGGACCCGGCCTGGGAGCCGAGGCGCCCGCCCCTGACGCGCGAAGAGCTCCAAGCCCGCGGCCTAAGCCCCCGCTTCGCGGAGTACATGAGCCAGTGGAAAGGCTTCGTGGTCTGA
- a CDS encoding GNAT family N-acetyltransferase — MLAVPTRAELRSRPLTTARLMLAPIETKDAHDLWYAVEGSRTELERWLPWVPFTVDPEASFRYADASAQDWDAGRACRLAVRDRETQRFLGVVSLESMAHIHQNMDLGYWLRTDAVGAGYMTEAATETLRFCFRQLCAHRVRVAAATDNHPSQAVIRRLGFTFEGVARQAERVSGRWLDHAIFGMLVTDPRAVSIASGGAR; from the coding sequence ATGTTGGCCGTTCCTACCCGAGCCGAGCTTCGCTCGCGACCGCTAACCACGGCTCGCCTCATGCTCGCCCCCATCGAAACCAAAGACGCCCATGACCTCTGGTACGCGGTCGAAGGATCGCGAACCGAGCTTGAGCGATGGCTCCCCTGGGTGCCGTTCACCGTCGACCCGGAAGCGAGCTTTCGGTACGCCGACGCGAGCGCGCAAGACTGGGACGCGGGCCGCGCCTGCCGCCTCGCCGTTCGCGATCGCGAGACGCAGCGCTTCCTCGGCGTCGTGAGCCTGGAGTCGATGGCTCACATCCACCAGAACATGGACCTCGGCTATTGGCTCCGCACCGACGCTGTCGGCGCCGGGTACATGACCGAGGCCGCAACGGAGACGCTTCGGTTCTGCTTCCGGCAGCTCTGCGCTCACCGCGTTCGCGTCGCCGCCGCGACCGACAATCATCCTTCGCAGGCCGTCATAAGGCGCCTCGGGTTCACCTTCGAGGGCGTGGCACGCCAAGCCGAACGCGTGAGCGGACGGTGGCTCGACCACGCCATCTTCGGGATGCTCGTCACCGATCCGCGAGCGGTGTCCATTGCGTCGGGAGGCGCTCGCTGA
- a CDS encoding OmpA family protein — protein MRLHRCTLRVALLAAMLTPASAAAEPPRVHATAGVAHAVSEPQSRELSFGAAGDVGFEVPVTNVLGIMGKVGGVVLADGKSPANPRLADRTAGMAANVFAGVRVSPPEGGPYLDLGLGLVATGVARFGFDAHVGWDFAVGRSETWQAGPSIGYLHVVQPDDTLRPEDARLFTVGAHVAWGQRSGTCGDQDGDGICDARDACPGVAGPASGNEAIHGCPRSDRDRDSIYDDEDACPDESGPRSSDPKKNGCPRADRDGDAVYDDEDACPEEPGVRTHNPKTNGCPPSDRDSDGVFDDEDACPDAAGVRTTDKATNGCAPLTSTIRLVGDRLVLDDRIHFDTDSPRVRSKSFPLLRRVAEFLNASPDILHVDIEGHADRVGADDYNLGLSRARAASVRTLLIGAGVSESRLSARGYGESRPKTKVDTGRGSVEDRRVEFWVVRSSPRTESVGEKP, from the coding sequence ATGCGCCTACATCGATGCACGCTCCGCGTCGCGCTTCTGGCGGCGATGCTCACTCCTGCGTCCGCCGCCGCGGAGCCGCCGCGCGTGCACGCCACGGCTGGCGTCGCGCACGCCGTCTCTGAGCCGCAGAGTCGAGAGCTGAGCTTCGGCGCCGCCGGCGACGTGGGCTTCGAAGTACCGGTCACCAACGTCCTCGGCATCATGGGCAAGGTCGGCGGCGTCGTCCTCGCCGATGGCAAGTCGCCCGCGAACCCTCGCCTCGCCGATCGAACGGCAGGCATGGCCGCGAACGTCTTTGCCGGCGTGCGCGTCTCCCCACCGGAAGGTGGCCCCTATCTCGACCTCGGCCTCGGCCTCGTCGCCACGGGGGTCGCGCGTTTCGGGTTCGATGCGCACGTCGGTTGGGACTTCGCCGTCGGTCGGAGCGAAACATGGCAGGCGGGCCCCAGCATCGGCTACCTGCACGTCGTCCAGCCCGACGACACGCTAAGGCCAGAAGACGCGCGCCTCTTCACCGTCGGGGCGCATGTGGCGTGGGGCCAGCGCTCGGGGACCTGCGGAGACCAAGACGGCGACGGCATCTGCGATGCGAGAGACGCGTGCCCCGGCGTCGCGGGCCCTGCGAGCGGCAACGAGGCTATACACGGGTGCCCGCGAAGCGATCGCGATCGCGACTCGATCTACGACGATGAAGACGCGTGCCCCGACGAATCGGGCCCGCGCTCGTCGGACCCGAAGAAGAACGGCTGCCCCCGCGCCGATCGCGACGGAGACGCCGTCTACGACGACGAAGACGCGTGCCCCGAAGAGCCCGGCGTGCGGACCCACAATCCGAAGACCAACGGCTGTCCCCCGAGCGATCGCGACAGCGACGGCGTCTTCGACGACGAAGACGCGTGCCCCGACGCGGCAGGCGTTCGCACCACCGACAAGGCCACCAACGGCTGCGCGCCGCTCACGAGCACGATTCGCCTCGTCGGTGATCGGCTTGTGTTGGATGACCGGATTCACTTTGACACCGACAGTCCTCGCGTTCGCTCCAAGAGCTTTCCCCTGCTCCGTCGCGTCGCAGAATTTCTGAACGCGTCGCCGGACATCCTGCACGTCGACATCGAGGGCCACGCCGATCGCGTCGGCGCAGACGACTACAACCTTGGGCTCTCGCGAGCGCGCGCAGCGTCGGTGAGGACGCTGCTCATTGGGGCGGGCGTTTCCGAGTCACGCCTCTCAGCGCGGGGCTACGGCGAATCGAGGCCCAAGACGAAGGTCGACACCGGCAGAGGCTCAGTGGAAGACCGCCGTGTGGAGTTCTGGGTGGTCCGCAGCAGCCCGCGAACCGAGTCGGTGGGAGAAAAGCCGTGA
- a CDS encoding protein kinase, translated as MDLPAHVILPAPGTVVGGKYTIDHLIGAGGMGAVFAATHRTLGHTVAIKVMFSDPLLPNSRARFLNEARAAANIRSDHVVRVSDVDEEDGFAYMILELLEGEDLADHLTRHRRLPPPRVAAFMTQALRGIGAAHALGVVHRDLKPANIFLTARSDGSPLVKVLDFGISKATGGALAAQPSMTNSQATLGSPRYMSPEQVRSSSTVTPLTDVWAVGVILYELVSGQRPFDGEDLGGLLAAILEKEPVPLRAVAPDVSTDFEAVVMRCLRKRPEERFQSAAEVIDALAPFITQDEANAPLSTPARPAPPATPPGLGEVSATSGQGFSTSTGDAPHSRRASPASRQRAKVVATGVLFGIAATASAFFAVRNLRPAPAVSPRAAAQAAPSESAERAASTAPTPSGATSGVDPIEVPVQTPALRASTDDATPMVPSSSSRKSRSVDSPGAVKKTKPRQVPTAAGSDNGSAVDPLRPDLR; from the coding sequence TTGGACCTCCCGGCCCACGTCATCCTTCCCGCCCCCGGGACCGTCGTCGGCGGCAAGTACACCATCGACCACCTCATCGGTGCCGGCGGAATGGGAGCCGTCTTCGCGGCGACGCACCGGACGCTCGGGCACACGGTCGCCATCAAGGTGATGTTCTCCGATCCGCTGCTGCCGAACAGTCGGGCACGTTTCCTCAACGAGGCCCGGGCCGCGGCCAACATTCGCAGCGACCACGTCGTGCGAGTCAGCGACGTCGACGAGGAGGATGGCTTCGCTTACATGATCCTCGAGCTGCTGGAAGGCGAGGATCTCGCGGACCACCTGACGCGTCATCGTCGGCTACCGCCGCCGCGCGTCGCCGCGTTCATGACCCAAGCGCTCCGCGGCATCGGCGCCGCGCACGCACTCGGCGTCGTGCATCGTGACCTCAAGCCGGCCAACATCTTCTTGACCGCGCGAAGCGACGGTTCGCCACTCGTCAAGGTCCTCGACTTTGGCATCTCCAAGGCGACGGGCGGCGCGCTCGCGGCCCAACCGTCAATGACCAATTCGCAAGCGACCTTGGGCTCGCCCAGGTACATGTCGCCGGAGCAGGTGCGCAGCTCGAGCACCGTGACCCCCCTGACTGACGTTTGGGCGGTTGGCGTGATTCTCTATGAGCTGGTGAGTGGGCAGCGGCCCTTCGATGGTGAAGATCTCGGCGGCCTCCTAGCGGCGATACTCGAGAAGGAACCGGTGCCTCTCCGCGCAGTGGCGCCGGACGTGAGCACGGACTTTGAGGCGGTGGTCATGCGGTGCTTGCGAAAGCGACCCGAGGAGCGATTTCAGTCCGCCGCGGAGGTCATTGACGCGCTCGCGCCGTTCATCACCCAGGACGAGGCCAACGCGCCCTTGTCGACGCCTGCGCGGCCTGCGCCGCCGGCGACGCCACCAGGGCTCGGCGAAGTGTCGGCGACGAGCGGTCAGGGCTTTTCGACTTCCACTGGCGATGCTCCGCACAGCCGCAGGGCGAGCCCCGCATCTCGCCAGCGCGCGAAGGTCGTCGCGACGGGTGTCCTGTTTGGTATCGCCGCGACGGCGAGCGCATTTTTCGCGGTCCGTAACCTGCGGCCTGCACCGGCGGTAAGCCCTCGCGCCGCGGCACAGGCCGCACCAAGCGAGAGCGCCGAGCGAGCCGCGTCGACCGCACCCACGCCATCGGGCGCGACTTCGGGCGTCGACCCGATCGAAGTCCCCGTGCAGACGCCGGCGCTGCGCGCCAGCACCGACGACGCGACGCCCATGGTACCGAGCTCTTCGTCGCGCAAATCGCGCTCGGTGGACTCGCCCGGCGCGGTCAAGAAGACGAAGCCGCGCCAGGTGCCGACCGCGGCAGGCAGCGACAACGGGTCCGCGGTCGACCCACTTCGGCCCGACCTCCGCTAG